Proteins encoded together in one Pontiella desulfatans window:
- the hrpA gene encoding ATP-dependent RNA helicase HrpA has protein sequence MNQPETKELLQKVKRSLDGVLLRDRAYLNSLMRRVRQCIHDGKPADKLVAKLRDAHAQALERAQKRAAVQLKCDYPDILPVSGKKNEILTLIKENQVVIVCGTTGSGKTTQLPKIVLEAGSGKTGRIGVTQPRRLAATGMARRVAEEMDSDYGKGVGCQVRFDDSTCDETVIKFMTDGILLAETQRDRHLQQYDCLIIDEAHERSLNIDFLLGYLKNLLDVRPDLKVVISSATLDAESFSGFFNDAPVIEVEGRTYPVEDFFLPGGKDEELSNHILRAMRWISDVDDQGDVLIFLPGEREIRDATKKLEGQHWKNTEVLPLFGRLSMGEQQRVFKVGGRRRIILATNVAETSITIPGIHYVIDSGLVRLSRYNPRTQVQGLQIEQVSQASARQRRGRCGRVTDGICIYLYDKDTLENSAQYTDPEIRRSSLAGVILQMDMLGLPPIDRFPLIDPPSSTLVNEGYKTLRDIGAIDDGRKLTQLGRDIAKFPTDPHLARMLVQAIDEGALTEILILVAFLSIQDVRERPTEKADAADLAHAQWKDPKSDFITILNLWNAIEDERGGGGSHGRLRRFCKKNFVNYRRVMEWRNLWQDLREQARETLNSKSEARNKAQNSKSKSLQHSNSEHSKIVSAFDMSPSNLEQYASIHRSLLAGLPANIGLKGEEREFCAARNRKFFIFPGSGLFKKPPDWVMTFSLVETTKLYARTVAEIQPEWVEAVAPHLCKAVYGNPAWDPDKGFVYAKESVISGGLTLRSGKNVHFGTVNPEEARKIFIREGMVPANLNTRGGWFKLHRQMLDDIQALEERIRRPGALLDHDAIYDHFDRVLPNDVHSVKTLEQWIRKSKARIAMRLKDATYPQSEPIHPEDYPDHLTFHGEDFHLIYTFDPGEELDGIALVCPTDKLAFLPDWAPDWLVPGWLEEKTNRLLRTLPKNLRTSIAPIDQTAKRFKHTCASVLERPLLDAISAWLQQEFKLPVDASDFDESVLPECLRMKVIETRNDEIVRVHTSISEEHRLHVHRSGAESAFAKWTLPLGRVWPGGELPEFITSDDSQKTRGHPALTAEAGGVGRSVFLSQTDAEYSHRAGLAALFRLQQKDQVRYVEKRPPLTPMLQLTLSSIDSDFLGDLMDASIVEALTNDSRLGIRNGESFNERAAHARTILYETVDENAGLLTQMAEQREEIVAATSNLSADFDTLHDLEMQLAFLFRPGFLRTLDVFGRYPRYLKAMQVRIQRIRNNPQADARKLLEIAPFQNRLNERLLESDDIAGAHGLLEFAMMLEEFRVNRFAPEIKTPLKVSTQRLEEAWQNIQ, from the coding sequence ATGAATCAGCCGGAAACGAAGGAATTATTGCAGAAGGTGAAGCGGTCGCTGGATGGCGTGCTGTTGCGCGACCGCGCCTACTTGAATTCGCTGATGCGGCGGGTGCGGCAGTGCATCCACGACGGCAAGCCGGCCGATAAGCTGGTTGCAAAGCTTCGGGATGCGCATGCCCAGGCGCTGGAGCGTGCGCAGAAACGGGCGGCGGTTCAGCTGAAGTGCGACTATCCCGACATCCTGCCGGTCTCCGGAAAAAAGAATGAAATCCTGACGCTGATCAAAGAGAACCAGGTCGTGATCGTCTGCGGCACGACGGGTTCGGGCAAGACGACCCAGCTGCCGAAGATTGTGTTGGAGGCCGGTTCGGGCAAGACCGGGCGCATCGGCGTTACCCAGCCGCGGCGACTCGCGGCAACGGGCATGGCGCGGCGCGTGGCGGAGGAGATGGACTCGGACTATGGCAAGGGCGTCGGCTGCCAGGTGCGGTTCGACGATTCAACCTGCGACGAGACGGTCATTAAGTTCATGACCGACGGCATCCTGCTGGCGGAAACCCAGCGCGACCGGCATCTGCAGCAATACGACTGCCTGATCATCGACGAGGCGCACGAGCGCAGCCTGAATATCGATTTCCTGCTCGGCTACCTTAAAAACCTGCTGGACGTCCGGCCGGATCTAAAGGTGGTCATCAGCTCGGCGACGCTCGATGCCGAAAGCTTTTCAGGTTTTTTCAACGACGCACCGGTGATTGAAGTCGAGGGCCGCACCTATCCGGTTGAGGATTTTTTCCTGCCGGGCGGCAAGGACGAGGAACTTTCGAACCATATTCTGCGGGCCATGCGCTGGATCTCGGATGTCGACGACCAAGGAGACGTGTTGATTTTCCTGCCGGGCGAACGCGAAATCCGCGATGCCACCAAAAAGCTGGAAGGCCAGCACTGGAAAAACACGGAGGTGCTTCCCCTGTTCGGGCGCCTGAGCATGGGCGAGCAGCAGCGCGTCTTCAAGGTTGGCGGAAGGCGGCGCATCATCCTGGCGACCAATGTGGCCGAAACCTCGATCACGATTCCGGGCATCCACTATGTCATCGACTCCGGCCTCGTGCGTCTGAGCCGCTACAACCCGCGCACGCAGGTGCAGGGCTTGCAGATCGAGCAGGTTTCGCAGGCGAGCGCCCGGCAACGGCGCGGACGATGCGGCCGCGTGACCGACGGCATCTGCATCTACCTGTATGACAAGGATACGCTCGAAAACAGCGCGCAATATACCGACCCCGAAATACGGCGCTCTTCGCTCGCGGGCGTCATCCTGCAAATGGACATGCTCGGCCTGCCCCCGATCGACCGCTTTCCGCTGATCGATCCTCCGAGTTCGACGCTCGTGAACGAGGGCTATAAAACGTTGCGCGATATCGGGGCGATCGATGACGGACGCAAGCTGACCCAATTGGGCCGGGACATTGCGAAATTCCCCACCGACCCGCATCTTGCGCGCATGCTGGTGCAGGCGATCGACGAAGGCGCCCTGACCGAGATCCTGATCCTTGTCGCCTTTCTTTCGATCCAGGATGTACGCGAACGTCCAACCGAAAAGGCCGATGCCGCCGACCTGGCCCATGCCCAATGGAAAGATCCGAAGTCCGACTTCATCACCATCCTCAACCTGTGGAACGCCATCGAGGACGAGCGCGGCGGAGGTGGGTCGCACGGCAGGCTGCGACGGTTCTGCAAAAAAAACTTCGTCAACTATCGCCGCGTCATGGAATGGCGCAACCTCTGGCAGGACCTGCGCGAGCAAGCCCGCGAAACGCTAAACTCTAAATCCGAAGCCCGAAACAAAGCCCAAAACTCCAAATCGAAAAGCTTACAACATTCGAATTCTGAACATTCGAAAATTGTTTCGGCTTTCGATATGAGTCCTTCTAATTTAGAGCAGTATGCTTCGATCCACCGCAGCCTGCTGGCGGGGTTACCGGCCAACATTGGTCTCAAGGGCGAAGAGCGCGAGTTTTGCGCCGCGCGCAACCGTAAGTTTTTCATCTTTCCGGGGTCCGGGCTGTTCAAAAAGCCGCCGGATTGGGTGATGACCTTTTCGCTGGTGGAAACCACCAAGCTTTACGCGCGTACCGTGGCCGAAATCCAGCCGGAATGGGTGGAGGCGGTCGCTCCGCACCTTTGCAAGGCCGTCTATGGCAATCCGGCGTGGGATCCCGACAAGGGGTTTGTCTATGCCAAGGAATCGGTCATCTCCGGCGGCCTCACCCTTCGCTCCGGAAAGAACGTCCACTTCGGAACGGTCAATCCCGAAGAAGCACGCAAAATATTTATCCGCGAAGGCATGGTGCCGGCCAACCTGAACACGCGCGGGGGGTGGTTCAAGCTACACCGGCAGATGCTCGACGACATCCAGGCATTGGAGGAACGCATCCGCCGCCCCGGCGCCCTGCTCGACCACGATGCCATCTACGACCATTTCGACCGGGTATTGCCGAACGACGTCCATTCGGTCAAAACGCTGGAACAATGGATCCGGAAATCAAAGGCGCGCATTGCGATGCGGTTGAAGGATGCCACGTATCCGCAATCGGAACCGATTCACCCGGAGGACTATCCCGACCATCTCACCTTCCACGGGGAAGATTTCCACCTGATCTACACCTTCGATCCCGGCGAAGAGCTCGACGGTATCGCCCTGGTCTGCCCGACCGACAAACTCGCCTTCCTACCCGACTGGGCGCCGGACTGGCTCGTCCCGGGCTGGCTGGAGGAAAAGACCAACCGCCTGCTGCGGACCCTTCCGAAAAACCTGCGCACCTCCATTGCACCCATCGACCAGACGGCCAAACGCTTCAAGCACACTTGCGCAAGTGTGCTTGAGCGCCCCTTGCTGGATGCCATTTCGGCGTGGCTGCAACAGGAGTTTAAGCTGCCGGTGGATGCCTCGGACTTCGATGAATCAGTCCTGCCGGAATGCCTGCGCATGAAGGTGATCGAAACAAGGAACGATGAAATTGTCCGGGTGCACACCTCGATTTCCGAGGAGCATCGGTTGCATGTTCATCGCAGTGGCGCGGAGAGCGCTTTTGCCAAGTGGACGTTGCCCCTGGGTCGGGTTTGGCCGGGCGGGGAGCTTCCGGAATTCATCACGAGCGACGACAGCCAGAAGACCCGCGGCCATCCCGCGCTGACCGCCGAAGCCGGAGGCGTTGGGCGCAGCGTGTTCCTGAGCCAGACGGATGCGGAATATTCGCACAGGGCGGGTTTGGCGGCACTTTTCCGGTTGCAGCAAAAAGACCAGGTCAGGTATGTGGAAAAGCGGCCTCCGCTCACCCCAATGCTCCAATTGACCCTTTCGTCCATCGATAGCGATTTTCTTGGCGACCTGATGGATGCTTCGATCGTCGAGGCACTGACCAATGATTCGAGGTTGGGGATCCGCAATGGCGAAAGCTTTAACGAACGGGCGGCGCACGCCCGAACCATCCTTTACGAAACCGTCGACGAGAACGCCGGTCTACTGACCCAAATGGCGGAGCAGCGGGAGGAGATCGTCGCGGCGACTTCCAACCTGAGTGCCGATTTCGACACGCTTCACGACCTGGAGATGCAGCTGGCGTTCCTGTTCCGCCCTGGCTTCCTCCGGACGTTGGATGTATTCGGCCGCTACCCGCGCTATTTAAAGGCCATGCAGGTGCGCATCCAGCGCATCCGCAACAATCCGCAGGCCGATGCCCGTAAATTGCTGGAAATCGCCCCCTTCCAGAACCGACTCAACGAAAGGCTGCTTGAAAGCGATGATATTGCCGGTGCCCACGGGCTCCTCGAATTCGCCATGATGCTGGAGGAATTCCGCGTCAACCGCTTTGCTCCCGAAATCAAGACGCCCCTCAAGGTTTCGACACAACGACTGGAAGAAGCATGGCAAAACATCCAATAA
- the rlmB gene encoding 23S rRNA (guanosine(2251)-2'-O)-methyltransferase RlmB, with protein MATPNNPFQKRGSNHGRSGNKARSNKHAASSKAMIKDESELDALLAGTKDPLVLILDCIQDPHNLGACLRSANGAGVDAVIIPKDKAAPVTDVAIKVSCGGASHTPIFRITNLARTMDNLKKHGLWIAGTSDHLGTQNIYETDLSGPLALVMGSEEKGMRQLTRDKCDYLLSIPMAGFVECLNVSVATGVTLFEIVRQRKAAQS; from the coding sequence ATGGCTACACCGAACAACCCATTTCAAAAACGCGGATCCAACCATGGCCGGAGCGGCAACAAGGCCCGCTCCAACAAACATGCCGCCAGCAGCAAGGCAATGATCAAGGACGAGTCGGAGCTCGATGCCCTGCTCGCCGGCACGAAGGATCCGCTGGTTTTAATCCTGGACTGCATCCAGGATCCCCACAACCTGGGCGCCTGCCTGCGTTCGGCCAACGGCGCGGGGGTTGACGCGGTGATTATTCCGAAGGACAAGGCCGCACCGGTCACCGATGTTGCGATAAAGGTCAGTTGCGGAGGGGCAAGCCACACCCCGATATTCCGCATCACGAATCTCGCCCGCACCATGGACAACCTCAAAAAGCATGGCCTCTGGATTGCCGGAACCTCCGATCACCTCGGTACCCAAAACATCTACGAAACCGACCTCTCAGGGCCCTTGGCGCTGGTGATGGGATCGGAGGAAAAAGGGATGCGCCAACTGACGCGCGACAAATGCGACTACCTCCTATCGATCCCCATGGCCGGATTCGTGGAATGCCTCAACGTCTCCGTTGCCACCGGAGTCACCCTCTTCGAAATCGTTCGGCAGCGGAAAGCCGCCCAATCATAA
- a CDS encoding DUF3859 domain-containing protein — protein MAKKKPDVSMHSHGLYDGWDRESKDLPNLVKITTEIETALDVEFGYILRIRNARNSKITFRIEHPPFKGPGGGIAPPFVGELYVKTNDFRFFLGDTIWAPVEDKRGEWRLITWLDGEKVADKTLTMV, from the coding sequence ATGGCGAAAAAGAAACCAGATGTCTCCATGCACAGCCATGGGCTGTACGATGGGTGGGACCGAGAAAGCAAGGATTTGCCCAACCTGGTGAAAATCACCACCGAGATCGAAACCGCGTTGGATGTTGAATTCGGCTACATCCTGCGCATCCGCAATGCACGGAATAGCAAGATCACATTCCGGATCGAGCATCCGCCCTTCAAGGGGCCGGGGGGTGGCATTGCTCCTCCGTTCGTGGGCGAGCTTTATGTGAAGACCAATGATTTCCGTTTTTTCCTCGGCGACACCATTTGGGCTCCGGTCGAGGACAAGCGGGGGGAGTGGCGGTTGATCACCTGGCTGGACGGCGAAAAGGTGGCCGACAAGACGTTGACGATGGTTTAG
- a CDS encoding CBS domain-containing protein, with protein MGAVSNLLDSKGYDVLTVKPEQPVHEAIEQMESISAGTALVMDGGDVVGIISERDVFRKVVLEGKSIDDVTVQDIMSGNLTTVTPETPLDECMQLMTEKRIRHLPVLRDKALCGIVSIGDVVKYLVVEKDFKIKNLETYISGVM; from the coding sequence ATGGGTGCTGTGTCGAATCTACTCGATTCAAAGGGATATGATGTGTTGACCGTAAAGCCGGAACAACCGGTTCACGAAGCCATCGAACAAATGGAAAGCATTTCCGCCGGCACTGCGCTGGTAATGGATGGTGGAGATGTGGTTGGCATCATTTCCGAGCGGGATGTGTTCCGCAAGGTGGTACTGGAAGGCAAGAGCATCGACGACGTTACGGTGCAGGACATCATGTCGGGCAACCTGACGACGGTTACGCCGGAAACTCCGCTGGATGAATGCATGCAGCTCATGACGGAAAAGCGCATTCGCCACCTGCCGGTACTGCGCGACAAGGCCCTTTGCGGAATCGTATCCATTGGCGATGTGGTGAAATACCTGGTTGTCGAAAAAGACTTCAAGATCAAGAATCTGGAAACCTATATCAGCGGCGTGATGTAG
- a CDS encoding HAD family hydrolase, whose product MLAAVVFDFDGIIVDSEPMHFRAFNEVLKPLGIEILWDDYCSTYIGFDDRDAFRTVLKNNKKKICTKDLKHLIEEKAAIFQKYVQKGEATPLPGAVELIKSIPVRLPVALCSGALREDIIPVIEKLGIDHAFSAIVTAEDTPKSKPDPAPYRLTLEKLGIDDPASVIAIEDTPAGIMSAKGAGLKVLAVTNSYDREYLMEADAVTDSLEHVSRPDLENMVM is encoded by the coding sequence ATGCTTGCTGCAGTAGTATTTGATTTTGACGGCATCATCGTGGATAGCGAACCGATGCATTTCCGCGCGTTCAACGAAGTTCTTAAACCGCTGGGGATCGAAATCCTGTGGGATGACTATTGCAGCACATACATTGGATTCGACGACCGGGATGCCTTCCGAACCGTACTCAAGAACAACAAGAAGAAAATCTGCACGAAGGATCTGAAGCATCTAATCGAGGAAAAGGCCGCGATTTTCCAGAAATATGTGCAGAAGGGCGAGGCAACGCCTTTGCCCGGAGCGGTCGAACTAATCAAAAGCATTCCGGTCCGCCTGCCCGTCGCCTTGTGCAGCGGTGCCTTGCGGGAAGACATTATCCCGGTCATCGAAAAGCTGGGGATCGACCATGCATTCTCGGCCATTGTCACGGCCGAAGACACCCCCAAGAGCAAGCCGGATCCGGCCCCCTATAGGCTCACCCTTGAAAAACTGGGAATCGACGACCCCGCCTCGGTCATCGCGATCGAGGATACGCCGGCCGGAATCATGTCCGCCAAAGGAGCGGGGCTGAAAGTGCTGGCCGTAACCAACAGCTATGACCGGGAATATCTGATGGAAGCCGATGCCGTGACCGATTCGCTGGAGCATGTTTCGCGTCCGGATCTGGAAAACATGGTGATGTAG
- the hypA gene encoding hydrogenase maturation nickel metallochaperone HypA, translating to MHELSLAQGLVEQLEQAASMQNALRIDRIVLVIGKYSGVERDAFEFAFPFAAEGTLAENAVLEIEELPVEVECCQCKAVSHPEPTFLLCRACGSNEVKLMGGREFLVRSIELEIP from the coding sequence ATGCATGAGCTTTCATTGGCACAGGGATTGGTGGAGCAGCTTGAACAAGCGGCATCCATGCAAAACGCACTGCGGATCGACCGCATTGTTTTGGTAATCGGAAAATATTCAGGCGTCGAACGCGATGCCTTCGAGTTTGCCTTCCCCTTTGCCGCCGAAGGTACGTTGGCGGAAAACGCCGTTCTTGAAATCGAGGAGCTACCGGTGGAGGTCGAATGTTGCCAATGCAAGGCCGTCTCGCATCCGGAACCGACGTTCTTGCTCTGTCGCGCATGCGGATCGAACGAAGTGAAGCTGATGGGTGGTCGTGAGTTTCTCGTCCGATCCATCGAACTGGAAATCCCCTAA